The sequence GCCCAGACCGGCGACATTCCGAACTCGACCGGCGTCGCCGTGCCGGTTCGCGTGCAGGATTACGCGTTCGTCGAGCGGCGCGAACGCTACAGCGTCAACGCCAAGCTCGAATATCGTCCGAGCGACCGCTTCGGCATCTCGCTGTTCGGCGGCTATTATCACGAAACGTCGGCCGAGGATCGCTACGAGGCGCTGGGACTGCCGGCCGCAGCCTACACCCCCGGCGCCACCCCCGACACCGGCGCCCTAAAGACCGCCAACTATCAGTTCGGGCTGGTCACCCAGCCGGAATCGCGCCGCACCTGGCTGATCAACGGCAATGCGCATTACGATCTCACCGACAGGCTGAAGCTTTCCGCCGGTCTCTCGGACTCCAACGCGCACTACAATCAAGACCGCTGGATGTACAAATGGAACACCGGCATGAACGAGGTCACCGGCAGCACCACCAACCTGCCGCAATATGGCTACAGCTATTCGGTGACCGGCGGCCAGCCGACGATCACGCTCAACGATCAGGCGGCCGCCAGCATCGCCAACAATTACCAGCCGCGTTACTGGCGCCACATCGTCTACAACATCGATAACAAGGTCCGCGCGGCCCACGGCGAACTTGCCTGGAACAATGGCGCGGAGGATCGCGGCTTCGGCGCCGATATCGGCTTCAGCCGGACGCTCACCAACGTCCTGAGCCGAGCCGACAATCATGAATGGTATGCGGCAAACCCGGCATCGGCGCTGCTGATCGGCAATCTCGATCAATATTCGCAGGCGACGGTATTGAATCCGCTGACCGCACCGGGCCTCCCCTTCTACCTGATCGACGCCGGCAAGGCCAATGCGGTGCTGATGAACCACCCCGAGTGGTTCCGCTCGGTCGATCATACTGCCGATATCTACGCGGCTTATTATCGCCTGCGGGAATCGATCACGGCGGGCTACGGCCAGGTCAACTGGCGCAGCGACGCCGTCTACGTGCAGGCCGGCCTGCGCTACGACACCACCGACGTCTCGGTCGACAATTATACGCGGACGACGGCCAGCGGCGTCACCACCTATCCGCTGACCCAGCGGAACAAGAATTACGCCTACCCGCTGCCCTCGGCGCTGGCGATCTGGAACGTCACCGAGCGGATGAAGCTGCGCGGCAGCGTCAGCAAGACGATCGGACGTCCGGATTATGGCCAATATGGCGCGACCACGACCATGACGCTGGATACGTCCAATTCGGCGACCCCGCTCACGATCAGCCAGGGCAATCCCGATCTCAAGCCGCGCCAGTCGTGGAATTACGACGTTTCCTACGAATGGTATTTCGCGCCGGGCAGCCTGTTTTCGGCCGGGCTGTTCCTCAAGAACATACGCGACGAGATCTTCACCAAGTCGACGATCGGATCCGGCGTCTATAACGGCGTGACCTATGCCGCGATGATCACCCAGCCCGTCAACGGATCGAAGGCCGGCGTGAAGGGCGCCGAAATCCAGCTGATCAAGGACAAACTGGATTTCCTGCCCGGTCCGCTCCGCAACCTGGGCGTTTCGATCAACGCGACATGGCTCGACGGCCATTTCGACTTCTCGTCGCTCAATTCGGCGGGAACGCTGGTGACGCGGCGGGTCGGCGCGCTCATCAACCAGCCGGACCACATCTACAACGCCTCGCTCTTCTATGTCGGTGGCCCGATCAGCGCGCGGATCGCCTTCAACCGGATCGGCGCGTCGCCGGTCTCGGTCGACTCGAACTATAGCTGGCGCGACATCTGGGCGGACGAGCGCGATCAGATCGACCTGCAGGCAAGCTATCGCATCAAGCCGTGGCTGGAGGTCACCAGCGAAGTACAGAACCTGACCAACACGTCGTTCGAAGCACATCTCGGGCCGCATCGCGGGCTGTTGCAGACGCGCTATCCGGTCGGCCGGACGGTGTGGTTCGGTCTCGTCTTCAGGCCGAACACGCGCGGCTGAGCTTTCTCTCCCCCGCACACCGATCCGTGCGGGGGAGATCATCCGCGAAAATGGTCATACTGTCGCGCATCTGTCATCGCCGCGTATCAAACCGCTCATAGGCACGGGCAAGACCCTGAAGCAGGCCCGCCCTTTACCATGTCCTGGCTCCGACCGATCGATGCATGGTTCGCATCGTCCATCCTCCCGCACGAAGCGGATCTCCTGCGCCAGGCGCGCCGCTGGTCGGGCAACGACGACGAGGCCCGCGATCTCGTCCACGAAGCCTATACGCAGTTGCTCCAGCTTTCGGCATGGGATCATATCGGCACACCCGCCGCCTACGCTGCACGCATGATCCGCAACCTGGCGCTGCAGCGCATGCGGCGCGCGCAGATCGTGCCCATTCGCCAGTTCGCGGCCCTTGAAGAACTCGATCACCCCGATCTCGCGCCCGACAGTTTCGCGGTCTGCGCCGGGCGCGACGAGATGCGGCGCGTGATGGCGGCGATCAATCGCCTGCCCCCCGCCAGTCGCCGCGTCGTCCTGCTGCGCAAGTTCGAGGAATTGCCGCCGCGCGAAATCGCCAAGCGACTTGGGTTGAGCCTGTCGACGGTAGAGAAGCATCTGTCGCGCGGCATGTTCCTGCTGGTGCGTGCGCTGCGCGAACCGGTGGCGACGGCGGCGCTGCCCGATATTCCCAGGGATGAAGCCGACCGCCGCGAGGCGTGATCGACGATAAATCGCGCCATGACATGGCGGTCTTCGCTGGTCTAATCATCAGATACATTGGCCTGGCAATTTTGGTGCGAGCACGCGGTGTTGGATAGTTCGACCAAGCAGCAGGACGAGATCGAGGAGCAGGCCGCGGCCTGGCTCACCGCGCTCGATTCCGGCCGGGCCGATCGCGCGGCCTTCGAACGCTGGCGCGCCGTCGATACGGCGCATGCGCTGGCGTTCATCCGCGTCGATCGGGTCTGGCGCGATCTCGACAAGCTTGGACGCCTCCAGGCTGATGCTGAGCCGTCGGCGCCCACCGAGGACCGGCGTCCCTCTCGCCGCGGCGCACTGGCTGCGGCGGCCACGGCTGCCACTCTCGCGGCCGGCGGGGGCGTGTTCGTCGCCACCCAGGCGGCCGCGAACACCGTCGAGACAGCGGTCGGCGAACGACGCCGTTTCTACGTGCATCCGCGCATCGCGCTCGATCTCAACACCGCCAGCCAGTTGCGCTGGTGGAACAAGGACGGCGGCATCGAGGTGGAACTGGAGCGCGGCGAGGTCTCCGTCTTGTGCGACGCCGGCGCCCCGCCTTGCCTGCTGCACGCCGATGCGTCGCAATTTCGACTAAGCGGGGGGCGCTTCAACGTGCGCCTGCACGGGGCGCAGGCGCTCGATCTCGTGACCATTGCCGGCGAGGCGGACATGCTGGAGCCACGCCATCAGATGATCCGCCAGCGCCAGAAGGTGCGCCTGTCCGCGCAGGGCGAGCAGATGCGTCCCGTTTCCGACAGCGAACTGGAAGCGCTGGCGGCCTGGCAGAACGGCGAATTGCTGTTCGCCGGCGAACCGCTCGACGTCGCCGTGGCGGAATTCAACCGTTACCTGCCCACACCGCTGGAGCTGGGCAGCGCCGATATCGCGACGGTGCGGCTCGGCGGCCGCTTCCTCGCCAACGATCCCTCCGAGTTCCTGAAGGCGTTGCGGGTCGACTTTGGCATCCATGCCCAACCCGAGGCCGACCGGATCGTCCTGCGGCGTTGACCACGAGCCCCTGCGCCAAGCAGGTTTCAATGTCTGCACGCGGCGAATTGGGCCTGCGTCGGCATCGGCGCCACTCCGGGGCAGGCCTTGACGCC is a genomic window of Sphingomonas nostoxanthinifaciens containing:
- a CDS encoding FecR family protein — translated: MDSSTKQQDEIEEQAAAWLTALDSGRADRAAFERWRAVDTAHALAFIRVDRVWRDLDKLGRLQADAEPSAPTEDRRPSRRGALAAAATAATLAAGGGVFVATQAAANTVETAVGERRRFYVHPRIALDLNTASQLRWWNKDGGIEVELERGEVSVLCDAGAPPCLLHADASQFRLSGGRFNVRLHGAQALDLVTIAGEADMLEPRHQMIRQRQKVRLSAQGEQMRPVSDSELEALAAWQNGELLFAGEPLDVAVAEFNRYLPTPLELGSADIATVRLGGRFLANDPSEFLKALRVDFGIHAQPEADRIVLRR
- a CDS encoding RNA polymerase sigma factor, whose amino-acid sequence is MSWLRPIDAWFASSILPHEADLLRQARRWSGNDDEARDLVHEAYTQLLQLSAWDHIGTPAAYAARMIRNLALQRMRRAQIVPIRQFAALEELDHPDLAPDSFAVCAGRDEMRRVMAAINRLPPASRRVVLLRKFEELPPREIAKRLGLSLSTVEKHLSRGMFLLVRALREPVATAALPDIPRDEADRREA
- a CDS encoding TonB-dependent receptor, with translation MAFDIQSADLAGALNEVGRQSGMQISFPFDRVAGHRVAPLKGTMPAADAVRRLIAGTALTIGELTDEHILLIQGAATGTEPAEAGNDILVTGLRLANRRALESKRNTNQIIDAVSQDDVAQLPDVNIVEAARRIPGISVVSDRDSSRGHDNYQYVTIRGLDSRYNLVTVDGAQIASADSSYRGAQLAVLPASLVSEIQVIKTVTAQYDPHALGGQLNLVTKSAFDTGNYFTAQALGGWTSQTGKVVPDARANIRASGTGAVLFGADKQFGFVLSGEYQRLDNSARATLPGDTGGAGWTYYTAAGAQTGDIPNSTGVAVPVRVQDYAFVERRERYSVNAKLEYRPSDRFGISLFGGYYHETSAEDRYEALGLPAAAYTPGATPDTGALKTANYQFGLVTQPESRRTWLINGNAHYDLTDRLKLSAGLSDSNAHYNQDRWMYKWNTGMNEVTGSTTNLPQYGYSYSVTGGQPTITLNDQAAASIANNYQPRYWRHIVYNIDNKVRAAHGELAWNNGAEDRGFGADIGFSRTLTNVLSRADNHEWYAANPASALLIGNLDQYSQATVLNPLTAPGLPFYLIDAGKANAVLMNHPEWFRSVDHTADIYAAYYRLRESITAGYGQVNWRSDAVYVQAGLRYDTTDVSVDNYTRTTASGVTTYPLTQRNKNYAYPLPSALAIWNVTERMKLRGSVSKTIGRPDYGQYGATTTMTLDTSNSATPLTISQGNPDLKPRQSWNYDVSYEWYFAPGSLFSAGLFLKNIRDEIFTKSTIGSGVYNGVTYAAMITQPVNGSKAGVKGAEIQLIKDKLDFLPGPLRNLGVSINATWLDGHFDFSSLNSAGTLVTRRVGALINQPDHIYNASLFYVGGPISARIAFNRIGASPVSVDSNYSWRDIWADERDQIDLQASYRIKPWLEVTSEVQNLTNTSFEAHLGPHRGLLQTRYPVGRTVWFGLVFRPNTRG